One part of the Dermacentor andersoni chromosome 2, qqDerAnde1_hic_scaffold, whole genome shotgun sequence genome encodes these proteins:
- the LOC126541757 gene encoding adhesion G protein-coupled receptor E4-like — MDKPDDLCDQHVAEHISDKCKTYYAPVSDAGDPYSPVYRNVYCATCYGANVSRLSCSRTRHVANFTITGRRRPAGQKRPAAARPPNLAAIFKPVVSTPTCYAQHNGHCYIRDAPMPKKNGPLMLRRGNRVANGTPPAQPRGHNADAPPSTYNVYNYVTVFCMSLSVCCLACKVVVFCAYKGSRSFSSKCTLCLSVTLLVTQLLYLLTSLVDVQGVPCVAIAVLVHYGFLSTFCWTGVLSYDICSNITSVKLSSARNRTLALYATLSWCLPLLVVAAALLVHWLAPASVVSPSYGTVACWIGTLWGLVVYFLVPMATLTLFSLFVYLKTVFYIRDIASNAAGAREGQEVGASADCERKRHRARMALFCRLALIMGAAWAVAFLGTFLPFAEIDVVVNVLVGLQGLYLFVAFKDYRFFWGSIAGRQKVAVRGSRGTSQTIITSSKKNCISE; from the coding sequence ATGGACAAACCTGACGACTTGTGCGATCAACATGTCGCCGAACACATctcggacaaatgcaaaacatacTACGCACCCGTCAGCGACGCGGGAGATCCCTACTCACCGGTCTATCGGAATGTATACTGTGCCACATGCTACGGCGCCAACGTGTCCCGACTGTCTTGCAGCCGAACGAGGCATGTGGCCAACTTCACCATAACAGGGCGCAGGCGCCCAGCCGGACAAAAGAGACCCGCTGCCGCACGCCCTCCAAACCTGGCCGCCATATTCAAGCCCGTGGTTAGCACTCCTACCTGCTACGCCCAACACAACGGCCACTGCTACATCAGGGACGCCCCGATGCCGAAGAAAAATGGCCCGCTAATGCTGCGTCGTGGAAACAGAGTTGCCAACGGAACACCACCTGCTCAGCCTCGCGGCCACAATGCCGACGCTCCGCCAAGCACGTACAACGTATACAACTACGTGACGGTCTTCTGCATGTCCCTGTCTGTATGCTGTCTCGCGTGCAAGGTCGTCGTCTTCTGCGCTTACAAAGGGTCCCGAAGCTTCTCGTCCAAGTGTACTCTGTGTCTATCGGTCACGCTGCTGGTCACCCAGCTGCTGTACTTGCTCACAAGCCTTGTCGATGTGCAAGGAGTGCCGTGCGTGGCCATCGCCGTGCTCGTCCACTACGGCTTCCTGTCGACCTTCTGCTGGACTGGCGTACTGTCTTATGACATCTGCAGTAACATCACTTCCGTCAAGCTCTCTTCTGCTCGCAATAGGACTCTAGCTTTGTACGCCACGCTGTCCTGGTGTCTACCGCTGCTCGTTGTCGCCGCAGCTCTGCTCGTGCACTGGCTGGCTCCGGCTTCCGTGGTGTCGCCCAGCTATGGAACCGTGGCTTGCTGGATTGGCACCCTGTGGGGTTTGGTCGTGTACTTCCTGGTTCCCATGGCAACGCTCACGCTCTTCTCCCTCTTTGTGTACCTTAAGACTGTGTTCTACATCCGTGACATCGCGTCCAACGCTGCTGGCGCTCGAGAGGGACAAGAAGTGGGCGCCAGCGCGGACTGTGAGCGCAAACGGCATCGCGCCCGCATGGCGCTGTTCTGCCGCCTCGCGCTCATCATGGGAGCCGCATGGGCGGTCGCTTTCTTAGGCACATTTCTGCCTTTCGCCGAGATAGACGTTGTAGTGAACGTTCTCGTCGGACTACAAGGGCTGTACCTTTTCGTTGCTTTCAAGGACTACCGCTTTTTTTGGGGGTCGATTGCAGGCCGGCAGAAAGTAGCAGTCAGGGGCAGCCGCGGAACTTCCCAAACCATCATCACCTCATCGAAGAAAAACTGTATCTCGGAGTGA